In one window of Saccharomyces paradoxus chromosome VII, complete sequence DNA:
- the PNC1 gene encoding nicotinamidase (Nicotinamidase that converts nicotinamide to nicotinic acid~similar to YGL037C): MKTLIVVDMQNDFISPLGSLVVPKGEELINPISDLMQDADRDWHRIVVTRDWHPSRHVSFAKNHKDKEPYSTYTYRSPRPGDDSTQEGILWPVHCVKNTWGSQLVDQIMDQVLTKHIKIVDKGFLTDREYYSAFHDIWNFHKTDMNKYLEKHHTDEVYIVGVALEYCVKATAISAAELGYKTTVLLDYTKPISDDPEVINKVKEELKAHNVNVVDK; the protein is encoded by the coding sequence atgaagaccTTAATTGTTGTTGATATGCAGAatgattttatttctcCCTTGGGTTCCTTGGTTGTTCCAAAGGGTGAGGAATTGATCAATCCTATTTCAGACTTGATGCAAGATGCTGATAGAGACTGGCACAGAATTGTGGTCACCAGAGACTGGCATCCTTCCAGACATGTTTCGTTCGCAAAGAACcataaagataaagaacCATATTCGACATACACCTACCGTTCTCCAAGACCAGGTGATGATTCCACCCAAGAGGGCATCTTGTGGCCCGTACACTGTGTGAAAAACACCTGGGGTAGTCAATTGGTTGACCAAATAATGGACCAGGTGCTCACTAAGCACATTAAGATCGTCGACAAGGGTTTCTTGACTGACCGTGAGTATTACTCCGCTTTCCATGACATCTGGAACTTCCACAAGACCGACATGAATAAGTATTTAGAAAAGCATCACACGGACGAGGTTTACATTGTCGGTGTGGCCTTGGAGTATTGTGTTAAAGCCACCGCCATCTCCGCTGCAGAACTAGGTTATAAGACCACTGTCCTGCTGGATTACACAAAGCCTATCAGCGATGATCCAGAAGTCATCAACAAGGTCAAGGAAGAGCTAAAGGCCCACAACGTCAATGTCGTGGATAAATAG
- the OCH1 gene encoding initiation-specific alpha-1,6-mannosyltransferase (Mannosyltransferase of the cis-Golgi apparatus~similar to YGL038C) has protein sequence MSRKLSHLIATRKSKTIVVTVLLVYSLLSFHLSNKRLLSQFYPSKNDYKQTRLPTTSHSQDINLKKQSAVNKKENQLHNLRDQLSFAFPYDAQAPIPQRVWQTWKVSTDNKDFPSTFRAYQKTWADSSSPHYQYSLIPDDSIIPFLENLYAPVPVVVQAFKLMPKNILKADFLRYLLLFARGGVYSDMDTMLLKPIDSWPSQNESWLHNIIDVNKPIPYKNLKASPLSSDKISQQPGLVIGIEADPDRDDWSVWYARRIQFCQWTIQAKPGHPILRELILNITATTLMSVQDPGVPVSEMIDPRYEEDYNVNYRHKRRDDETYKHSELKNNKNVDGSDIMNWTGPGIFSDIIFEYMNNVLRHNSDIMLVNPNLNKSDEEGSDGASALAEEFDGGALSKSTRRFYKKISESLQSSNLMPWEFFSFLKDPVIVDDVMVLPITSFSPDVGQMGSQSSDDKMAFVKHMFGGTWKDDADKNAGHK, from the coding sequence ATGTCTAGGAAGCTGTCCCACCTGATTGCCACAAGGAAATCAAAGACAATAGTTGTAACCGTACTTCTTGTTTACTCTTTGTTGTCGTTTCACTTGTCAAACAAAAGGTTGCTTTCTCAGTTTTACCCCAGCAAAAATGATTACAAGCAGACCCGTCTCCCTACGACTTCTCATTCGCAGGAtataaatttgaagaaacaaagtGCAGTTaacaagaaagagaatCAATTGCATAATTTACGTGACCAACTATCGTTTGCGTTCCCATACGACGCTCAGGCTCCCATTCCGCAAAGGGTATGGCAGACCTGGAAAGTCAGCACCGACAACAAAGACTTCCCCTCCACGTTCAGAGCCTATCAAAAGACATGGGCTGATTCATCTTCGCCGCATTACCAATACTCTCTGATTCCGGATGATTCCATTATCccatttttggaaaacctTTACGCACCCGTTCCGGTAGTTGTCCAAGCGTTCAAACTGATGCCTAAAAACATCCTGAAGGCAGACTTCTTAAGATACCTATTGTTATTTGCAAGGGGTGGTGTTTACTCAGATATGGATACTATGCTTTTGAAGCCAATTGATTCATGGCCTTCCCAAAATGAGTCATGGTTACACAACATAATAGATGTGAATAAACCTATTCCTTATAAAAACTTAAAAGCCTCACCTCTCTCAAGCGATAAAATTTCACAACAGCCGGGGCTGGTTATCGGCATTGAAGCTGATCCGGACAGAGATGACTGGAGTGTATGGTATGCTCGTAGGATCCAGTTTTGTCAATGGACTATCCAGGCCAAGCCAGGTCACCCGATCCTAAGAGAATTGATTTTAAATATTACTGCAACTACTTTGATGAGTGTACAAGACCCGGGAGTTCCTGTCAGTGAAATGATTGATCCGAGGTATGAAGAAGATTATAACGTAAACTATAGGCACAAAAGACGTGATGACGAGACTTACAAACACTccgaattgaaaaataacaagaaTGTTGATGGTTCAGATATAATGAATTGGACGGGCCCAGGTATTTTCTCTGATATCATTTTCGAATATATGAACAATGTGCTACGGCACAACAGCGATATCATGTTGGTCAACCCGAACCTAAACAAGAGCGACGAAGAAGGTAGTGATGGCGCTTCCGCATTGGCAGAAGAGTTTGATGGCGGTGCGCTGTCCAAATCAACAAGAAGATtttataagaaaatatcagaaTCTTTACAATCATCAAACTTAATGCCCTGGGaattcttttcctttttgaaagacCCGGTTATTGTTGATGATGTGATGGTCTTACCAATAACAAGCTTTTCACCGGATGTGGGACAAATGGGTTCCCAGTCAAGCGATGACAAAATGGCTTTTGTAAAGCATATGTTTGGCGGGACCTGGAAAGATGATGCTGATAAAAATGCTGGTCATAAATAA